GTTGACCAGGAAGATGCGCGTGCCGAGCGAAGGGGAGAGCGGCCTAGTCATAGGAACGAGTCGACCCGTAAGCCTTTCCATGCTTGTCGCTGTGCGGCGGGATCCGCGGCTTGCTCACCTCGAGCAGGATGCGGGGCGGCGCGGCGGCCGGCGAGGCGAGCGCCAGGGTCAGCGCCTCGGCCCGCTCGTGCCAGACGAGAAGCTTGCCCGGACCCTCGGGAACCCCTCGCAGGAGGAAGCTCCCGTCGGCCGCGGGTCGCGCGTGAAACGGCGTGTCCACCACCATGACGTAGGCGACCATCGAATGATGGACGTTGCAGAAGACCCGCACCAACCCCGGCGAGTCGAACCGCCATGCCTTGCCGGGACCGCGACCGACGAGCCCGAGGTCGAAGGCATTGCGGCCGGAGACCGAGAAGACGTTGTGCAGGATCGGGTCCTGGTTGGGGAAGGTCACCGTCGATCCGGTCGGCACGACGAGAATGCGCGGCTCGAACTCCTTCTTCACCGTCACCATCTCGAAGCGACCCGGTGCGGGTCGCGCGCCGGCGAGCGGGCGATCCGGAGTGAAGGTCACGACCGCCTGGCGAACGTCGACGCTGCGGTCGCGCTCCTGGCGACCGGGCGCGCGCACCTCGACCGTCCCCTGCAGGTCGGCGGCCACGCCGGGCGTGGCGACGAGCAGCCACGCACCGGCGACACGGAGGGCTCGAGCGAAGGGACGCACGCGATCACCTGGCCCGGACGATCAACGTTCCTTGAGCGAAGAGGCGAGCAGACCGAGCCCACCGGCGAGCAGACCGAGCATGACCAGCGTGTTGTAGAGACTGGTCGGCCGGAAGTAGATGTCGAGGTGAACCAGGATCCCGGCGAGGACGATCACCGCGCCGGCAGCCAGGAGCAACCAGCCCACCCACGAGCGAGCGTCGAAGAAGAGGAGGGCGATGCCGACGAGCAGCGGCAGGAGCGAGAGTCCGAAGGCGTTGAACCCCCAGAGCATCCAGCCCCCGCTCGTCACGGTGACCTGCTGCGTCAACAGGTAGGCGCCGGCCACGGCCATCAGGAAGCCGACGAGAAAGCGGCCGCACCCTCCCGGGGTTCCGCCCGGGCGGCGCCAGCGTTCGAGCTCGGTGGCGGGCACGGGCGGATGATAGCAGCGCCACGCCGCCGCGGCAGTGCGCTCGCCCACCCTGCGGTCGCGTGGCAGAATCGCGCCGTGCTGCCGCCCGAGTCCCCCGCACCGCTCGCGCCCGACGCGGAAGCCGTCGCGTCGGCGGCGCTCCGCCGCCGGATCGCCGACTTCCTGCTCGCGCCCGATCCGGCACGTTTCGACGAGCTCGCACTCGCCGCCTTCCGCTTCCAGCTCGAGC
This genomic window from Holophagales bacterium contains:
- a CDS encoding methylamine utilization protein, with the translated sequence MRPFARALRVAGAWLLVATPGVAADLQGTVEVRAPGRQERDRSVDVRQAVVTFTPDRPLAGARPAPGRFEMVTVKKEFEPRILVVPTGSTVTFPNQDPILHNVFSVSGRNAFDLGLVGRGPGKAWRFDSPGLVRVFCNVHHSMVAYVMVVDTPFHARPAADGSFLLRGVPEGPGKLLVWHERAEALTLALASPAAAPPRILLEVSKPRIPPHSDKHGKAYGSTRSYD